The following coding sequences lie in one Flexivirga oryzae genomic window:
- a CDS encoding peptidase inhibitor family I36 protein codes for MVTTRSGLKSAAAVLGASALLAGVGMGMASAPAHAATARNGVCESGEFCYYYNSGEAGSVSDFTTSVGNYGTDKATCYVFKGSGNGKGLCIKNNAASVWNRTSKPVYVYYNSNYGGASQKIAAGAKANLNSTLKNNDASHHIGAISTGSCKNSFGNPHTCAQAVTWAKNHLGSTSLGTGMCDHVVGLAYGWSSSGSSTAYVHWTQVPAADKHAGSRSVPAGGLAFFKGGSSGAGHVMLSLGGGQFASTDVGANGRYQAGHYNKTTIATIESSFGETYLGWTQPWFNH; via the coding sequence ATGGTCACGACACGTTCAGGCCTCAAGAGCGCAGCAGCAGTCCTCGGTGCCTCGGCACTTCTCGCCGGGGTGGGGATGGGTATGGCGTCCGCGCCGGCGCATGCGGCGACGGCGCGCAACGGGGTGTGTGAGTCGGGTGAGTTCTGTTATTACTACAACTCGGGTGAGGCCGGGTCGGTGTCGGACTTCACGACGTCGGTGGGCAATTACGGGACGGACAAGGCGACCTGTTACGTCTTCAAGGGTTCGGGCAACGGCAAGGGGTTGTGCATCAAGAACAACGCTGCGTCGGTGTGGAACCGTACGTCGAAGCCGGTGTACGTCTACTACAACAGCAACTACGGTGGCGCGTCGCAGAAGATCGCGGCCGGTGCCAAGGCCAATCTGAACTCGACGCTGAAGAACAACGACGCCTCCCACCACATCGGCGCCATCAGCACCGGTAGCTGCAAGAACAGCTTCGGCAACCCGCACACGTGCGCGCAGGCCGTGACGTGGGCGAAGAACCACCTGGGCAGCACCTCGCTCGGCACCGGGATGTGCGACCACGTCGTCGGTCTGGCCTACGGCTGGTCCAGCAGCGGATCGAGCACCGCCTACGTCCATTGGACCCAGGTGCCGGCGGCCGACAAGCACGCGGGCAGCCGCAGCGTGCCGGCGGGTGGCCTGGCGTTCTTCAAGGGCGGTTCGTCCGGTGCCGGCCACGTCATGCTGTCCCTCGGCGGCGGCCAGTTCGCCTCGACGGATGTGGGCGCCAACGGCCGTTACCAGGCGGGTCACTACAACAAGACGACCATCGCCACCATCGAGTCGAGCTTCGGCGAGACCTACCTCGGCTGGACGCAGCCCTGGTTCAACCACTGA
- the manA gene encoding mannose-6-phosphate isomerase, class I: MIEGETVRRQLPVLGKLRPQVKAYAWGSHTVLAELTGRPAPTAEPEAELWMGAHEAAPSGIGEVTLDQLVARDPVQALGPRVARHFDGRFPFLLKILAPQTALSIQAHPDAEQALAAAPGTYVDRWPKPEALLAVTSFEIFAGLRPYDDIRRVVKHLEVPSLAQLLDAVELREDPVATLLTDILRADGERQRTLVDEVVAACSARLSGADAESFDAVLRIARQFPGDIGLVVLLLMVHRVLEPGDYIFVPPGVLHAYVHGTCVELLANSDNIVRAGLTPKPLNIDELLRIVDSDRAMVPERPTPGRIHSFPAEVPHFQLHVVEPAPDPVTLPAADRPRIALALHGSVTLTCGAEALELMPGESCFLGASDGAATVRGTGTLYLATSGLANS, encoded by the coding sequence GTGATCGAGGGGGAGACAGTCCGCCGGCAGCTGCCGGTGCTCGGCAAGCTGCGCCCGCAGGTGAAGGCGTACGCCTGGGGTTCGCACACCGTGCTCGCCGAGCTCACCGGACGTCCAGCACCCACGGCGGAGCCGGAGGCCGAGCTGTGGATGGGTGCGCACGAAGCCGCACCCTCCGGGATCGGCGAGGTCACCCTCGACCAACTCGTCGCACGAGACCCGGTGCAGGCGCTCGGGCCGCGGGTCGCCCGCCACTTCGACGGGCGGTTCCCCTTCCTGCTGAAGATCCTCGCGCCGCAGACCGCGCTGTCCATCCAGGCACACCCCGACGCCGAGCAGGCGCTCGCCGCGGCGCCCGGCACCTACGTCGACCGATGGCCGAAACCCGAAGCGCTGCTTGCGGTTACGTCGTTCGAGATCTTCGCCGGGCTGCGTCCGTATGACGACATCCGGCGCGTCGTGAAACATCTCGAGGTCCCGTCCCTGGCGCAGCTGCTCGACGCGGTGGAGCTGCGGGAGGACCCGGTCGCGACGCTGCTGACCGACATACTCCGTGCGGACGGCGAGCGACAGCGCACGCTGGTCGACGAGGTCGTCGCCGCCTGCAGCGCCCGGCTCTCCGGGGCCGACGCCGAATCGTTCGACGCCGTACTGCGGATCGCCCGGCAGTTCCCCGGAGACATCGGCCTGGTCGTGCTGCTGCTGATGGTGCACCGCGTGCTGGAGCCGGGCGACTACATCTTCGTGCCGCCGGGCGTGCTGCACGCGTACGTCCACGGCACCTGTGTCGAGTTGCTCGCCAACTCCGACAACATCGTCCGGGCCGGGCTCACCCCGAAGCCGCTCAACATCGACGAGTTGTTGCGCATCGTCGACTCCGACCGGGCGATGGTGCCCGAGCGGCCGACGCCGGGACGGATCCACTCGTTCCCCGCGGAGGTCCCGCACTTCCAACTGCACGTCGTCGAGCCCGCGCCAGACCCGGTGACACTCCCGGCCGCCGACCGGCCGCGAATCGCGTTGGCGCTGCACGGTTCTGTCACACTCACGTGCGGCGCCGAGGCGCTCGAGCTGATGCCCGGCGAGTCGTGTTTCCTCGGCGCGTCCGACGGCGCCGCCACCGTTCGCGGCACCGGCACGCTCTACCTCGCGACCTCGGGGCTGGCCAACTCCTGA
- a CDS encoding DUF2516 family protein: MGNLIHLQQTVALVLGVVLFAMQLFALVDCLRQRTDAFPAAGKRTKSLWLAITGVAAALGLLSITAPLNMFEIIAVVGAGVYLADVRPALQQVTGRARRNNSGPYGPW; the protein is encoded by the coding sequence ATGGGAAACCTGATCCACCTGCAGCAGACCGTCGCCCTGGTGCTGGGCGTGGTGCTCTTCGCCATGCAGCTCTTCGCGCTGGTCGATTGTCTGCGTCAGCGGACGGACGCGTTCCCTGCGGCCGGCAAGCGCACCAAGTCGCTCTGGCTGGCGATCACCGGGGTCGCCGCCGCGCTCGGCCTGTTGTCGATCACCGCACCGCTCAACATGTTCGAGATCATCGCCGTCGTGGGCGCCGGCGTCTACCTGGCCGACGTGCGGCCCGCGCTGCAGCAGGTGACCGGCCGCGCCCGGCGCAACAACAGTGGCCCCTACGGGCCGTGGTGA
- a CDS encoding asparaginase encodes MATSSLSALSDAPVLAHVDRGGFIESVHRGVAVITTPDGEVDFALGDPTAPCFPRSSNKPLQTLAMLRSGLQLGEPRLVALASASHSGEQFHLDGVRAILAGAGLTEADLQNTPDLPYDEQACVQWLRDGHDATSITQNCSGKHAAMLATCVANGWDTATYRDPQHPLQQAMAATISELAHEEIASIAVDGCGAPVMAISPVGLARAFGAVASARAGTHEATVRDGIRTAPEYLGGTRRDVTKLIQGVDGLIAKDGAEAVYAVGLADGRGLVVKIADGGQRARPVVMAELLRRAGVSGPAVDELGHADVLGHGEPVGAITAVIP; translated from the coding sequence GTGGCTACCTCTTCCCTCAGCGCACTTTCCGACGCGCCCGTCCTCGCCCACGTGGACCGCGGCGGCTTCATCGAGTCGGTGCACCGCGGCGTCGCGGTGATCACCACGCCGGACGGCGAGGTCGACTTCGCGCTCGGCGACCCGACCGCGCCGTGCTTCCCGCGTTCGTCCAACAAGCCGCTGCAGACCCTCGCGATGCTGCGCAGCGGGCTGCAACTCGGCGAGCCCAGGCTGGTCGCGCTCGCGAGCGCGAGCCACTCCGGCGAACAGTTCCACCTCGACGGTGTCCGCGCGATCCTGGCCGGCGCCGGGCTCACCGAGGCCGACCTGCAGAACACCCCCGACCTGCCGTATGACGAGCAGGCGTGCGTCCAGTGGCTGCGCGACGGGCACGACGCCACCTCCATCACCCAGAACTGCTCCGGCAAGCATGCCGCCATGCTCGCGACCTGTGTCGCGAACGGCTGGGACACCGCGACCTACCGCGACCCGCAGCACCCGCTGCAACAGGCGATGGCAGCCACCATCAGTGAACTCGCGCACGAGGAGATCGCCTCGATCGCCGTCGACGGCTGCGGCGCGCCCGTCATGGCGATCTCGCCGGTCGGGCTGGCACGCGCGTTCGGCGCCGTCGCCTCCGCCCGGGCCGGCACCCACGAGGCGACGGTTCGTGACGGCATCCGCACCGCCCCCGAATACCTCGGCGGCACGCGACGCGACGTCACCAAACTGATCCAGGGCGTCGACGGGCTGATCGCCAAGGACGGTGCCGAGGCCGTGTATGCCGTGGGCCTGGCCGACGGCCGCGGTCTCGTGGTCAAGATCGCCGACGGCGGGCAACGCGCCCGGCCGGTCGTCATGGCGGAGCTGCTGCGTCGTGCCGGGGTGAGCGGCCCCGCGGTCGACGAACTCGGCCATGCGGACGTGCTCGGGCACGGCGAACCGGTGGGTGCGATCACGGCCGTCATACCGTGA
- a CDS encoding helix-turn-helix domain-containing protein, whose amino-acid sequence MSPNPVSDLGSYLKEQRQQAQLSLRQVADRAGISNPYLSQIERGLKRPSAEILQALAKGLAISAEQLYVHAGILDALPDEDAPIDTRQAIKSDPRLTAKQRKALLDVYDSYVGD is encoded by the coding sequence ATGAGTCCGAACCCCGTGAGCGATCTGGGCAGCTACCTCAAGGAGCAGCGCCAGCAGGCGCAGCTTTCCTTGCGGCAGGTGGCCGACCGCGCGGGGATCTCCAACCCGTACCTGTCGCAGATCGAGCGTGGCCTCAAACGGCCGAGCGCCGAGATCCTGCAGGCGCTCGCGAAGGGGCTGGCCATCTCGGCCGAGCAGCTCTACGTGCATGCCGGCATCCTCGACGCCCTGCCCGATGAGGACGCGCCGATCGACACGCGACAGGCGATCAAGTCCGACCCGCGGCTCACCGCCAAACAACGCAAGGCGTTGCTCGACGTCTACGACTCGTATGTCGGGGACTGA
- a CDS encoding folate-binding protein has protein sequence MTTASLESPLLAHSGAVPADGLDAGVAAHYGDPMREQRLLEQGLAVVDLSHRGVVTVTGPDRLSWLHSMTTQELTALAPYTSTESLVLSPHGHIEHDLHLVDDGGTTWITVEPGTAPALVEWLNSMRFMLRVEVEDVTASYAVLGEPIGNESLPAEKEDRGVIAWRDPWPAAGTDTALYGDTDPHPAAGRAWRELIVPRPQLIEEVGDRHVAGIWAAEAERVNAWRPRVGKETDHRTIPHELDWLRTAVHLHKGCYRGQETIARVHNLGRPPRRLVFLHLDGSGHVLPSEGADLVVAPGERPVGRITTVARHVDDGPIALAVVKRNTAADIQLLTGQVAAAQTVIVTP, from the coding sequence GTGACGACTGCATCCCTGGAGAGCCCCCTGCTCGCTCACTCCGGTGCGGTTCCCGCCGACGGTCTCGACGCCGGCGTGGCCGCGCACTACGGAGATCCCATGCGTGAGCAACGATTGCTCGAGCAGGGCCTGGCGGTGGTCGACCTGTCCCATCGTGGGGTGGTCACCGTCACCGGTCCGGACCGGCTCAGTTGGCTGCACTCCATGACCACCCAGGAGCTGACGGCGCTGGCGCCATACACCTCGACGGAATCGCTGGTGCTCAGCCCGCACGGGCACATCGAACACGACCTGCACCTCGTCGACGATGGCGGGACCACGTGGATCACCGTCGAACCCGGCACCGCGCCGGCCCTCGTCGAATGGCTGAACTCGATGCGCTTCATGCTGCGTGTCGAGGTCGAGGACGTCACTGCCTCGTATGCCGTCCTCGGCGAGCCGATCGGCAACGAGTCGCTGCCCGCCGAGAAGGAGGACCGCGGCGTCATCGCCTGGCGCGACCCGTGGCCGGCCGCCGGCACCGACACGGCGTTGTATGGCGACACGGATCCGCATCCCGCGGCCGGCCGCGCCTGGCGCGAACTCATCGTGCCGCGCCCGCAGCTGATCGAAGAGGTCGGCGACCGGCACGTCGCCGGCATCTGGGCTGCCGAGGCCGAGCGCGTCAACGCGTGGCGGCCGCGGGTCGGCAAGGAGACCGATCACCGCACCATCCCGCACGAGCTGGACTGGCTGCGCACCGCGGTCCACCTGCACAAGGGGTGTTACCGCGGGCAGGAGACGATCGCGCGGGTGCACAACCTGGGGCGCCCGCCGCGCCGGCTGGTCTTCCTGCACCTCGACGGGTCCGGGCACGTACTGCCGTCCGAAGGTGCCGATCTGGTGGTCGCCCCCGGTGAGCGTCCGGTGGGCCGGATCACCACCGTGGCCCGGCACGTCGACGACGGCCCCATCGCGTTGGCGGTGGTGAAGCGCAACACCGCTGCCGACATACAGCTCCTCACCGGACAGGTGGCAGCCGCGCAGACGGTGATCGTCACGCCGTAG
- a CDS encoding LCP family protein codes for MTGDDGDEQLNDADEQAAPSAEADASPDDASPDAEAYEPDADDEDDEDYDDPEAEAAGYAGAGRGGGRRRKKKHGWLKVTLLTLLTMLLIIVLAFVGFALYLNHVVTANIKHGDPLPTATVKPAADAGDAQNILLMGSDTRSGSVKNNRENARSDVIQLVHISADKKSVQVIHFPRDLYVPIPGHGKNKINAAFAYGGPALLAQTLSNLLGGVTINRYAIIDFKGFADLTDDLGGVKVYVAQPFSEKGYGTFHKGYNTMNGEQALGFVRERHQLAQGDIDRGRDQQAWISAVARKTLSAGTLLNPLKLTRTVDDLTKYTEVDADTSASDLRGLAFDLRNLRSGDITYFTAPFSGFASDPVAGSIDVVNEPQMKKLGQALYHDKMDTYTNGENSIH; via the coding sequence ATGACCGGGGACGACGGGGACGAGCAACTGAACGACGCCGACGAGCAGGCTGCGCCCTCGGCCGAGGCCGACGCCTCGCCGGACGACGCCTCACCGGACGCCGAAGCGTACGAGCCGGACGCGGACGACGAGGACGACGAGGACTATGACGACCCGGAGGCGGAGGCCGCCGGGTACGCCGGCGCAGGCCGAGGCGGCGGGCGCCGGCGGAAGAAGAAGCACGGCTGGCTGAAGGTCACCCTGCTCACGCTCCTGACGATGCTGCTGATCATCGTGCTGGCGTTCGTCGGGTTCGCGCTCTACCTCAACCATGTGGTGACCGCCAACATCAAGCACGGCGACCCGTTGCCGACCGCGACGGTCAAACCCGCCGCGGATGCGGGCGACGCACAGAACATCCTGCTGATGGGCAGCGACACCCGCTCCGGCTCGGTCAAGAACAACCGCGAGAACGCCCGCTCCGACGTCATCCAGCTGGTCCACATCAGCGCCGACAAGAAGTCGGTGCAGGTCATCCACTTCCCCCGTGACCTCTACGTACCGATCCCGGGCCACGGCAAGAACAAGATCAACGCCGCCTTCGCGTACGGCGGGCCGGCGCTGCTCGCCCAGACACTGTCGAACCTGCTCGGTGGCGTCACGATCAACCGCTACGCGATCATCGACTTCAAGGGGTTCGCGGACCTGACCGACGACCTCGGCGGGGTCAAGGTGTATGTCGCACAGCCGTTCAGCGAGAAGGGCTACGGCACCTTCCACAAGGGCTACAACACGATGAACGGCGAGCAGGCACTCGGTTTCGTCCGCGAGCGCCACCAGCTGGCGCAGGGCGACATCGACCGCGGCCGTGACCAGCAGGCCTGGATCAGCGCGGTGGCGCGTAAGACGCTGTCGGCCGGGACCCTGCTCAACCCGCTGAAGCTGACCCGCACTGTCGACGACCTCACCAAGTACACCGAGGTCGACGCCGACACCTCGGCCAGCGACCTGCGCGGTCTGGCCTTCGACCTGCGCAACCTGCGGTCGGGCGACATCACCTACTTCACGGCACCGTTCAGCGGATTCGCCTCGGACCCGGTCGCCGGATCCATCGACGTGGTCAACGAGCCGCAGATGAAGAAGCTGGGGCAGGCGCTCTACCACGACAAGATGGACACCTACACCAACGGCGAGAACTCGATCCACTGA
- a CDS encoding heme-binding beta-barrel domain-containing protein, with product MPIELDTSMHPDLAPLAWLLGQWEGTGVAGYPDLPTVNFAQEVSCTHDGRPFLRWETRSWVLDEGGDRGEPFETELGFWRPLPNDEVELVLSHPTGVTELYYGKTQPARAELRTDGVLRSPVAREYTAAHRLYGYVNGGLMWATDMAALGHPLQSYSSAQLQRAAGPVFAESGPATED from the coding sequence GTGCCCATCGAACTCGACACATCCATGCACCCCGATCTCGCCCCGCTGGCCTGGTTGCTCGGGCAGTGGGAAGGCACCGGTGTCGCCGGTTACCCCGACCTGCCGACGGTCAACTTCGCGCAGGAGGTCAGCTGCACGCATGACGGCCGCCCGTTCCTGCGCTGGGAGACGCGCAGTTGGGTCCTCGACGAGGGCGGCGACCGCGGTGAACCGTTCGAGACGGAGCTGGGCTTCTGGCGTCCCCTGCCGAACGACGAGGTGGAGCTGGTGCTGTCGCACCCGACGGGCGTGACCGAGCTCTACTACGGCAAGACGCAGCCGGCCAGGGCGGAGCTGCGCACCGACGGGGTGCTGCGCAGCCCGGTCGCCCGGGAGTACACCGCGGCCCATCGGCTCTACGGCTACGTGAACGGCGGGCTGATGTGGGCGACCGACATGGCCGCGCTCGGGCACCCGCTGCAGTCCTACTCCTCGGCCCAGCTGCAGCGCGCCGCCGGACCGGTCTTCGCCGAGTCCGGACCCGCCACCGAGGACTGA
- a CDS encoding MoaD/ThiS family protein, which translates to MHDVTVRYWAAAQAAAGTHEETLPAADLEQLRAAALQAHPGLGPVLQLASFLLDGRRVDGATALPAGSVVEVLPPFAGG; encoded by the coding sequence GTGCACGACGTGACGGTCCGTTACTGGGCGGCCGCGCAAGCCGCTGCGGGCACCCACGAGGAGACGCTGCCCGCCGCCGACCTCGAGCAGCTGCGCGCCGCCGCGCTGCAGGCCCACCCGGGTCTCGGGCCGGTGCTGCAGCTGGCGTCGTTCCTGCTCGACGGCCGCCGCGTCGACGGCGCCACGGCCCTGCCCGCCGGGTCGGTCGTCGAGGTGCTGCCACCGTTCGCGGGCGGTTGA
- a CDS encoding response regulator transcription factor, with the protein MARLLLLTDAPGASVEVLPALGLLSHRVRILAPQPSAMVDPPECDLVLLDARRDLVGARGLSRVLRTTGQTVPVIAIFTEGGLAALTGEWQVDDVILDSAGPAEVEARLRYAVSRSPEEEPDEGPAHITAGGLVIDEEGYAARIHGHLLDLTYKEFELLKHLAAHQGRVFTRAQLLQEVWGYDYFGGTRTVDVHIRRLRAKLGPEHESLIGTIRNVGYRFVGSSGAHETEDSLVD; encoded by the coding sequence ATGGCTCGCCTGTTGCTGCTGACCGACGCGCCCGGTGCGAGCGTGGAGGTCCTGCCGGCGCTGGGTCTGCTGAGCCATCGGGTCCGCATCCTGGCCCCGCAGCCGTCCGCGATGGTCGACCCGCCGGAGTGCGATCTGGTGCTGCTGGACGCGCGGCGGGACCTCGTGGGAGCTCGCGGGCTGAGTCGCGTGCTGCGCACGACCGGCCAGACGGTGCCGGTGATCGCCATCTTCACCGAGGGCGGGCTCGCCGCGCTGACCGGCGAGTGGCAGGTCGACGACGTGATCCTGGACAGCGCCGGGCCGGCCGAGGTGGAGGCCCGATTGCGGTATGCCGTCAGCCGCTCCCCCGAGGAGGAGCCCGACGAGGGCCCCGCCCACATCACCGCCGGTGGCCTGGTGATCGACGAGGAGGGGTATGCCGCACGCATCCACGGGCACCTGCTCGACCTGACGTACAAGGAGTTCGAGCTGCTGAAACACCTTGCGGCACACCAGGGTCGGGTGTTCACGCGTGCACAGTTGCTGCAGGAGGTGTGGGGGTACGACTACTTCGGCGGCACCCGCACGGTCGACGTGCACATCCGGCGGCTGCGCGCGAAGTTGGGCCCCGAGCACGAGTCGCTGATCGGCACGATCCGCAACGTCGGCTACCGGTTCGTCGGCTCCTCCGGGGCGCACGAGACCGAGGATTCGTTGGTCGACTGA
- the mshD gene encoding mycothiol synthase produces the protein MTTAEELLAIADRAASYDGVDPFSEQTRLALRHTQPQQVISTDDTVTAGAYVADDGAVELVVDPDHRRHGFGGRIVQGVLGERPDARFWAHGDLPGAQALAAAAGLTVVRNLWKMARAADADPAIGSPEVPAGFTARAFQPGDEEAWLDLNRRAFDYHPEQGKMTRADLDERMAEPWWDPAGLILIFDDATGELTASHWTKIEPSEPDTGEVYVVAVDPGHQGHGLGKVVTALGLAHLKARGVIHIDLYVEGDNAAAVATYSRLGFTRASVDVMYAAQPARTT, from the coding sequence GTGACCACTGCTGAGGAACTCCTGGCCATCGCCGACCGCGCCGCGTCGTACGACGGGGTCGATCCGTTCTCCGAGCAGACCCGGCTGGCGTTGCGGCACACCCAGCCACAGCAGGTGATCAGCACCGATGACACGGTGACAGCCGGCGCGTATGTCGCCGACGACGGCGCCGTGGAGCTGGTCGTCGACCCCGACCACCGGCGGCACGGGTTCGGCGGACGCATCGTCCAAGGGGTGCTCGGGGAACGGCCGGATGCGCGCTTCTGGGCGCACGGCGACCTGCCCGGCGCCCAGGCCCTGGCCGCTGCGGCCGGGCTGACCGTCGTGCGCAACCTGTGGAAGATGGCGCGCGCCGCCGACGCCGACCCGGCGATCGGATCACCGGAGGTGCCAGCGGGATTCACCGCTCGCGCGTTCCAGCCGGGTGACGAGGAGGCGTGGCTGGACCTCAACCGGCGGGCGTTCGACTACCACCCCGAGCAGGGGAAGATGACCCGCGCCGACCTCGATGAACGGATGGCCGAACCCTGGTGGGACCCGGCCGGGCTCATCCTGATCTTCGACGACGCCACCGGCGAACTCACCGCATCGCACTGGACCAAGATCGAGCCGTCCGAGCCCGACACCGGCGAGGTCTACGTCGTCGCCGTCGATCCCGGACACCAGGGGCACGGGCTCGGCAAGGTCGTCACCGCGCTCGGGCTGGCACACCTCAAGGCGCGGGGCGTCATACACATCGACCTGTATGTCGAGGGCGACAACGCGGCAGCGGTGGCGACCTACAGCAGGCTCGGGTTCACCCGGGCGAGCGTCGACGTCATGTACGCCGCTCAACCCGCAAGAACTACTTGA
- a CDS encoding RNA degradosome polyphosphate kinase, protein MESEPLLTAADDPATQPAPSEASLVRLQTRAAQRARGANGQFIRVAPELDETSTELPADRFLDREISWLQFNERVLQLAGDPLVPLLERARFMAIFASNLDEFFMVRVAGLKRRIATGLAVRSASGLEPREVLDEISNAAHELMAVHAKMFQRHIRPALADVGIRIVRPDEWTDADRGYLNKLFRDRIYPVLTPLAVDPAHPFPYISGLSLNLAVVLINPKTEREHFARVKVPPLLSRLLPLPAAEDEDKLYDARFVAIEDVMAEHLQYLFPGMEVREHFTFRVTRNEDLEVEEDDAENLLTALEKELTRRRFGPPVRLEVADDMDDHVMDLLVRELGVRDDEVYRLPEPLDLRGLNILADLDRSELRWPPFLAKPHPDLAPVERSAQSDVMSAMRSGDILLHHPYDSFSTSVQAFIEQAANDPHVLAIKQTLYRTSGDSPIIDSLIDAAESGKQVLAVVEIKARFDEENNITWARKLERAGVHVVYGQVGLKTHAKLCLAVSEENGEMRRYAHVGTGNYNPKTARLYEDLGLLTCDHEVGEDLSRLFNQLSGMAPRSKFKRLLVAPRSVRSGLLEQIDRAAQAARDGKQARVQFKVNSIVDEETIDALYRASMAGVAVDVWVRGICALRPGVEGLSDNIRVRSILGRFLEHSRVFRFVIEDEEDVVYIGSADMMHRNLDRRVEALVRMTDAKHIATLGALLDEGMADDTSSWHLHGDGRWERHHLDAEGAPLRDLQTDLMATYAKRKRKARRR, encoded by the coding sequence ATGGAATCGGAGCCACTGCTGACCGCCGCGGACGACCCGGCCACCCAGCCTGCCCCCAGCGAAGCGTCCCTCGTGCGCCTGCAGACCCGGGCGGCGCAGCGCGCTCGCGGTGCCAACGGGCAGTTCATCCGCGTCGCCCCGGAGCTCGACGAGACCTCCACGGAGCTGCCGGCCGACCGCTTCCTGGACCGCGAGATCTCCTGGTTGCAGTTCAACGAGCGGGTGCTGCAGCTGGCCGGCGACCCGCTGGTGCCGCTGCTCGAACGGGCCCGGTTCATGGCGATCTTCGCCAGCAACCTCGACGAGTTCTTCATGGTCCGCGTCGCCGGCCTCAAACGCCGCATCGCCACCGGGCTCGCCGTCCGCTCCGCCTCCGGGCTGGAGCCGCGTGAGGTCCTCGACGAGATCAGCAACGCCGCCCACGAGTTGATGGCCGTGCACGCCAAGATGTTCCAGCGGCACATCCGCCCGGCCCTCGCCGACGTCGGCATCCGCATCGTGCGCCCCGACGAATGGACCGACGCCGACCGCGGCTACCTCAACAAGCTGTTCCGCGACCGCATCTACCCGGTGCTGACGCCGCTGGCCGTCGACCCGGCGCACCCCTTCCCCTACATCTCCGGGCTGTCCCTCAACCTCGCGGTCGTCCTCATCAACCCCAAGACCGAGCGCGAACACTTCGCCCGGGTCAAGGTGCCGCCACTGCTGTCCCGGCTGCTGCCGCTGCCCGCCGCTGAGGACGAGGACAAGCTGTATGACGCCCGCTTCGTCGCCATCGAGGACGTGATGGCCGAGCACCTGCAATACCTCTTCCCGGGCATGGAGGTCCGCGAGCACTTCACCTTCCGGGTCACCCGCAACGAGGATCTCGAGGTCGAGGAGGACGACGCCGAGAACCTGCTGACCGCACTGGAGAAGGAGCTCACCCGGCGCCGTTTCGGACCGCCGGTGCGGCTCGAGGTCGCCGACGACATGGATGACCACGTGATGGACCTGCTGGTCCGCGAGCTCGGCGTGCGCGACGACGAGGTCTACCGGCTGCCGGAGCCGCTGGACCTGCGAGGACTGAACATCCTTGCCGATCTTGACCGTTCGGAGCTGCGCTGGCCGCCGTTCCTCGCCAAGCCGCACCCCGACCTGGCGCCCGTCGAGCGTTCGGCCCAGTCCGACGTCATGTCCGCGATGCGCTCCGGCGACATACTCCTGCATCACCCGTACGACTCGTTCTCCACCTCGGTGCAGGCCTTCATCGAGCAGGCCGCCAACGACCCGCACGTACTCGCCATCAAGCAGACGCTCTACCGCACCAGCGGCGACTCGCCCATTATCGACTCGCTGATCGACGCCGCCGAGTCCGGCAAGCAGGTGCTCGCGGTCGTGGAGATCAAGGCGCGCTTCGACGAGGAGAACAACATCACCTGGGCGCGCAAGCTGGAGCGCGCCGGTGTGCACGTCGTCTACGGCCAGGTCGGTCTCAAGACGCACGCCAAACTGTGCCTCGCGGTCAGCGAGGAGAACGGTGAGATGCGCCGCTACGCACACGTCGGGACCGGCAACTACAACCCGAAAACCGCTCGCCTGTATGAGGATCTGGGCCTGCTCACCTGCGACCACGAGGTCGGCGAGGACCTGTCTCGGCTGTTCAACCAACTGTCGGGGATGGCCCCGCGCAGCAAGTTCAAGCGGCTGCTGGTCGCGCCACGCTCGGTGCGCAGCGGGCTGCTGGAGCAGATCGACCGGGCGGCGCAGGCCGCCAGGGACGGCAAGCAGGCGCGAGTGCAGTTCAAGGTCAACTCGATCGTCGACGAGGAAACCATCGACGCGCTCTACCGCGCATCGATGGCGGGTGTCGCCGTCGACGTCTGGGTGCGCGGCATCTGCGCGCTGCGCCCCGGTGTGGAGGGCCTGTCGGACAACATCCGGGTCCGCTCCATCCTCGGCCGCTTCCTGGAACACTCGCGGGTCTTCCGCTTCGTCATCGAGGACGAGGAGGACGTGGTCTACATCGGCAGCGCCGACATGATGCACCGCAACCTCGACCGCCGCGTCGAAGCGCTGGTGCGGATGACCGACGCCAAGCACATCGCCACCCTCGGCGCGCTGCTCGACGAGGGTATGGCGGACGACACCTCCTCCTGGCACCTGCACGGCGACGGGCGCTGGGAGCGCCACCACCTCGACGCCGAGGGCGCTCCGCTACGCGACCTGCAGACCGACCTGATGGCCACCTACGCCAAGCGCAAGCGCAAGGCGCGGCGCCGGTGA